The genomic segment CCTGCCTaacagtacacacacaacaaGGAGAGAACGATTCTTTTTTGAGTGATTTCACATGAGCATTTATCAACATTACATGTATTAATCTCAGAAGTGTAAATATTCAGTACAAAATAATTCTTATTCACTTTGGTAGAACCTCATGACTGATACCTCAAGGAAGAAGTCACTATGTccctgaaaaaatgttttgattcagcatttctttttggGTAATCTAAATCTGAATATGATTGTTGGGAATGGCTGAGAGCATAAACTGACCTTGAGCAGTTTCCTCAGTATGCTGACCAAGAAAGCTGTCAGCAGTGTAAGAAAAGGTTCATTGTCACTCATCCAGCTTATCTTATTGCACCTGAATCTTACACAAAGCAAGTTTTTTTCCAATTAGTATATTCACTGGAAGGCTGTCAGAGAAGCATGCAAGAGCACAGATATCCAGGCTTCACTTGAGCATACATACACTTTGAGTTAACATCGACAGCATCAAACAGGAAGCAAATTATAGTTCAAACTCTTGGTCCTTGAGTGTGATTAAGAAATGGTGTCAAGATGCAACTTTTTATCTAACAGATAATACTAAATGCTGAATCTGGAAATCATGTACATTAACAAGATAATCAGATGTTTGAAATTACtccatactgtacatatgaaaTCACAGAACTAAGTGTCACAAGAACGCAATGCACTACATACTGCTATCTCCTTTATAACAACAGCACTCAGAACTGCACAAAGGAGGAATGTGTCTCAAGAGGGGCTTGACCTCACAGCCCAGCGAAAGAGTATTTCACTTTCACTATGAGGTTACTCGTTCATGTTTCAGAGTCTGGAATGTGAGACTGTGCTCATCTGTTGAATACTGGGGGTTACAATAGGTTGGGTCCCATGGAAAAGGGTAGGGTGCATCCCCTGGGAAAGTAATGCTCCGAGCCCCAGTCAAATAATAATCCAAACCTTCAGACCCCACGTTTGTGATCTGTGCTCAGCTGTCCCCTCCCTGGAAGTATCACACAAGCAGctcagattttctttggtttacGGCCCAGGTGGTAGTAGTAAGCCATAGTGAGCAGCAGGAAGAGCACTTGACTGAGGAGCAGGAGCATGGCAGCATTAGGCAGGATCCCGATCTCCATTAAGGTGATGGATGTCACTGAAACCACAGAGCAACACTCAGTACTTAAAAtatgttggttttttgtttttgtttttttttaatcataactAAAAGGCACAGTGCACAAGTTTTGATCATATGAAAAGTGGATCTAAAAGGATGGGTTCACATTTTTCCTATTCTGTCCTAAAACATAATCACCCATAAGTACATCGAAAGTGaagtcagtttatttatagaaaaaacaaatgttgtcCAAAGTGATTTACAGAGagatgaaattatgaaaatattggaTTGATGattacaatcaaataaaaacacagaataaaagcacaggaatgatcaaataaaaacaaaacataagagGATAAGTAAATTAGTAAAAGTATAGAAAATCCggataaaaatgataaaaacacgACACGACATTGTTGcacagataataaataaatacaaacaaaaaaaaaaaaagagtctgaTCACTATTGATGactattaaaatgcaaaagaaaagagatggtTCTTAAGACAGGCTTTCTTCCCCTTCAATAGAGGGGGAAGAACTAATAGTGAGCAAACTATTCCACAATGTAGCACCAACAGCCGAAAATGCTCCATCACCTTTGGATTTGTGGGACAGGATTTGTGGAATGGAGAGCAGTAATTGGTTATCAGATGTGAGGGGTCTGGAGGTGGAATAGTATACAAGATAAAAGACACATCATCAGCTTGCGTCATCCATCTGTGCAGCTCTTATGTTATTAAACTGCAGCTCCgcaaggtttttttctttgccagacacacacaaacttataAGCTCCAAAaaggaggtgtgtttgtgtgtgtttttttcgtAAACGTTATACAAAAAAATGGCACATATGACGTAATGACGGCcattctgattggttggtttgtaGATGTAGGTTGTAGCAGAAGTCACACTACGAGAATTTGATCCTAAATATCTGACCCTGTTCAAATTTTGCCGCAGGCTCTCTTTGGTTGCCAAAGTTTCAAAATGGCTGTTGGTGGATGTGTCTCACAGTGAAAACATGGACCACTGTCTTGAAGTGAAGACCACAGATTTGTTTCTCTTATGGCTGTCAACTTACATCTCTGACAGCCCAAACTCACACAGTGCAAAGGGGCCTTTAGATGAATCAATTGGGTATACAAAGTTACAGTCTTCTTAGTACAAAATTCCTCTTTGAATTTCCCTGGACAGTATCTCTAGCTTTAGTGGAGGGATAGtaacagagagagggaattctGTACTAAAGACTAACTTTGGAAGAAACCCACCTGATTTGTGTAACTCAAAATGCCacagcctcatattagcttcagccGAACTAAAGTAATATTTCCACAGAACCAGGACTGTGGAATTTGTCCACTATCACTTGTGTTGACATTGCTTTAGAAAGAGGTCTGTTCAGGTCCAGTGCAGACAGGAGGAATAGTTATACTGTGaaaatgtacatatgggcatgtgtgtattgttttaagacTTGAAAAAGTGTGAACCAATccttaaataaaatgcaaagcttTGAGTACACTTATTCAACACAAGAGGGCAGTAtcaacacatacatacaaaatgcCCTGCCGAACTCAAATCTGactgatgttttgtttcagttcaaCAAACTCAAGTTACCAAGTGTGATGGGGGACTCTGATAACATGATTCTCACAGTTAGGGGCAAAAAGACAACTAAACCTGTAAAATGATGTGCTGAAAAAGGGTAATCACCTAGAAACTGCACAGCAAAGTAGCAGCCTTCACTGAGCAGGGTCCACTGGATGATGATTTTCTCTGCTGTGTACAAACCGTTCCACATGATAAGGGCCAGACCTGGAAAGGCATGAAATAAAAGGGAATTTATAGGCTCAGGGGCATGGGAATGAAAACAGCTAAGACGACTCCTACACATTCAAAAGCAATTCCACCAACAAAACTATGAGAACAATTTACCTGCAGCTGTACTGTAATCTAAGACGTACCGACAGTGACAATTGGCCTATTGATTCTGCTGAATGCTCTGACTCATTGATTCTCATAAAAGCCTGTGCTAAATAATTTAATTCCCCACCATTATTCCAGTTAATTTTCCTGTATTTcactccacccacccacccacatccacatccacatccacatccacatccacacccacacccacatccacatccacacacacacacacacacacacacacacacacacacacacacgtgtgagGCTAAGGAAATGAGCAGGGCTGATGGACTGTATCCTCTCCCTGCCAGGTTCCATCTGTGTGGCAGATGAGACCCCATCCGCCGCCCCCTTTACCGTTCCTTGTCTCGTCAGACATCACCCTTTTTCTTTGCTAATCCCCAAAGCCctgctgacatttaaaatgaagaagcTAGTCTTTTGTTGTCCTTATGAGACAGAGTTGCTTCATTCATATCTTCCTCCACAGTACCATGTGTTTaaggttttctctctcttcaagTTATGCTGTGATCATGCAGAGGGTTATTTTTGATTTGTAcaaattttttattgttaacattTATCAAGatatgcatacagtatgttagacTACAGTATGTGGTTTGTCCTTAGTTTTCCCATAATTTCCTGTGAGGAGAGCATTTTAAATagatgaaatattttatatatataaaatggtcgtttttttcttgctttctctgCTTACTTTCCCTTCAAGGACAACCTGTGTGCTACCTGCCTCTCTGTCCCAGGCACTGTAATCACTGAGTGACTGACTCACCAACTTGTCTGACAGCAGTCTAAAACTAAGGCCATTAAGGTAATCGCTTACATTTACAATATAATTGCTCTGTAACAGGGGAACAAAGCACAAATGCCTAATTACCTTGCATATTTATGAGCATCGCTCGTCCCCTTTGGATGCAAGGCATGGAagagccaaaaaataaaataaataaaaataaataaataagctcAATTTCATGTGCAATTGCATGAATGATTTGCAAAATTTGAATGTGGAGTATGTAGAGTAATACACTGCCTCCTCTCAGATCaggaccccccccacacacacacacacacacacacacacacacacacacacacacacacaatacatacactgtcctgccATCCCCCACTGTGTTCCCACCAGATTTAGACTTGATATATGAGGCCACAGAAACAGAGGCGACTGGGGCCGCTGCTGTGATTATTCTGGAGAAATGGTCTCTGTACCCCTGTCATGCCCTCATAGTGgactgtaaatacacaaaacagaATCAAATTATACAGCCTCTTTTTGTAGCCTCAAGGAAGGATTTTGCAGCATGAAGAGACCTTTCTGTACATCATCTGAATGCTTGTGTATGAATTGTAATCAACGCATTATCACGAGACTAGCATTATACCAGTGTATATTTTTAGCaagtatataaacattaaaacactgtcagCATCATTGCAGCACTGTGAATGTACTGCTTCTTTATATGCAATATACTCACTGTACTGCAACTATACATGAGGAAACATGAATagctttatgtatttattatctGTGTCTTTCTTGCATTTCAGGAGTGAAGACGTACTAAGCAGTGCTCCTCCATAAAGGCGAACGGAGATGCTAGTCGTGGAGAGCTCCTCctcaaaaaaaacctcatataGCTGGTTGGGAAACACCAGGGCCTGtgtaggaaaacaaaagcacaacacGGCTCTGTCATATCAACACAACAGCATTCTGTCGTCCCCAAACGCCCCCATAATGGCCCCAAAATGTAGCAGTATTGACAAAGTCTTCCTGTGAGTTACAGTCACTGTGCAAGCCCTGAACACTGAGGATATTGAGCATTTAGGTTATATGGCCGACGAAGACAAAGCTGTTTCTTCAGACGTCCTTCACTATACTACTGGGTTTATAACATGGTTTTTCCTATTTCTAAGAAGagtgctttctctctctccaaattCTGCAAAATCTTTTATTGAGAGAATTGAATGAGGACTTTTAAAGTTATGAAGGTGAAACAACTTCTTCACTTTGTTGATAATTTAAGCAACCACTTACCATCAGGGCCATAACTGTAAAACCCACCGCTGAGAGGAGTAGCCACACCCTAAGAAGAAAGACATTACATGACATACGATATCCTTCCTGCAGCCACTACTGattgtacatttgttttctcagaGTTTACAAGATGTTGAGCTTCACTGGAAGTTATGCACACATGACCGCACATATTCTGCTGTGTTAATTGTGAGATGTTCTGAGCATCTGAAATCTCACCTCAGCCCGATGGGGTCTCGCACTGCAAACTTCATCTCATTTCCAAGCATCTGACTGATCTGTGAGCAAACAAGGCacgacaaaagaaaaaaggaaatgagttATGAGAAGGGAAATGTAACAGCGATCGTGTAATCTTATCAGATATCTATTATGACAACCTTCAACAAAGCACCACATAACCAAGAATAAAGCGCTCTCCATGGACATGTATTTATTGTTGCCGACACATCTTCAGCAAGCTACTGGAAAGAAGCACATTAAACAAAGcgatggagaaaaaagaaaagacgaGTGTCAGGGAAGGACCTATTAGGATGTTAATTGGAGACTGTAAATGTCTTCACCTCTTTAATCACCCCCTGAAGATTAAGAGGGTATGTCATAACAACATCTTGTAGTGAATTCTGGATGAATAACCAACTACCAAGTTTATGGCAGAAGAAAATGCAATAATCGGTTTATAATCCTGAAAGCCCTAAACCAATAGTGGGAGATCATTTTGACAAACTGAAAGCTGAATACAAATGACTGATAACAGTTAATATTTCATGAAATGCTAGACAGAGAGAATGTTATCATACTGCAATATTGAAAAGACACACCCCAGTGCTTCCCTCATAATATCTGAAGCATCTGTTATCACAGATGCTAGAAGATGCTGGAATGCTAATGATTGGCAACTTGATTTTTCTAGCTATGCTCCATGAAGCACTAATATATTCACATGGACCTCtcccaaaaacacaaatttagaGCATCCAAATACACACTGTGGCTCAATTTCTGTTCAGTATTATATTACcagcatggtaaacattaatAACATCAATAACTGTATAAGGGCTGGTATGATTTATGAAcgaaaaatgccaaacatttgctggttccagcttaaaaaaatgtaaggatttgctgcttttgtctgttttatatcattgtcaACTTGTTTAAGACTGTtgggtcagacaaaacaagcaatctgaagacattACCTCAAGCTATTGGAAACTATGCTGAgcatttttcaagattttcattttgaagaCTATATAGTCAAGTGGTTAATCAAAAGTTTGATGTCCACAGCATAGgatgtatatctgtatatgcAATGTATGTCTGTAAAACCATGGAAAATAACAAAGGAGATGGTTCAGAGGGAGAGCATTTAGCATGTTAGTGGGGGATACAGGCTTAGAAATGCTGACAAATTCAGATTCATACTTCAAATACACAAGGACAGGGAAGTAAACAAACAGTCACAGACAAACCACGCAGAGGGCAAGTGGAAAACATAAACCCAGTTTTCCGCCTGAACAGACAGTAACCCACAGAGAAATTACAATTGTTGGCTGGATGTGAAGTTGAATTCTTTCATCCAAAGCCTGTGGGTCCTGTCATTCCcctaaaataaattatttctcCTCATCATTAATCATTTCTTCCCTCAAAAACTGTTCTTGTGTTGCAGACACGGCAtcactgaaaccaaaaatacacCGAAGCATGAACCTCACTATCAATTGGAAAGTAGTTTTCTGCTCTATGAGCCTGTGAAGTGTCAGagtgaatgaaacaaaactaTTCCTGTCATATACTTGAAACATCAAGACAAGGGTTTTCAAGGGTTTTGCCTTTTCTCATTTTGCACCATGTAAAGGAGACTAAGCAGAGCAGctggaacattttcaaaaacaactgTATTTCATCTAGTTGTTCCATCAACTT from the Xiphias gladius isolate SHS-SW01 ecotype Sanya breed wild chromosome 8, ASM1685928v1, whole genome shotgun sequence genome contains:
- the tp53i11b gene encoding tumor protein p53-inducible protein 11b, whose protein sequence is MASKPHPPLMKKHSQTDLISRLKSRKILGVGGEDDDGEVHRSKISQMLGNEMKFAVRDPIGLRVWLLLSAVGFTVMALMALVFPNQLYEVFFEEELSTTSISVRLYGGALLSLALIMWNGLYTAEKIIIQWTLLSEGCYFAVQFLVTSITLMEIGILPNAAMLLLLSQVLFLLLTMAYYYHLGRKPKKI